CTTTGGAGGCTTTTAAAATGTGTCATTAACACTAATCTCGAAAGAGTCACTTCTAGccaacaaacaaaaaaagaaaagaaaaaacttgaGTCGCTTCAATAAAAGACTCAAAAGTCCCTTTTTAATTCAAGTACCCAACTAACTCAGCTATTTTGGAATTGAGGTGTAGTTGTAGTTGTAATCATTAGTCTGTTTCACAATTGGCTCAATTACTTGTTTTCATCTCTAACTCTTATTTTGTATTGCttgattttctctctttttttctgatAGTATGTGTATAACTTAATGGACATGGAGGATTCGTATAGCCGACTTCAACTAGTTTGGGATTAAGGTGTAATTGTAGTTGTTATTAGTCTGTGTGTAGCTATTTCTTGCAATTTTGTTACTTTAATTTGCCTACCTGTATAATGACGTGTGTATGCTACTTCTCTTTCTGTCCTTATTGAATGTTAGATTATCAGCTGATTTCTGCATATGTCAGTTTATCCATGATCAATTTGTTTCTTGTGCTTATGATTGCTAATGTCAGTTTATCTATGACTATAATCTGtatcaaaaatagttttgattatGCTAATCTTGGCGGTATTTTAGAATAAATGCTCTGCTTTAGGTGCATTTTATACTTAACGTGATCGATTTTTCCTGAATGTCAGTCGTTCAGACTACCTTTGCAAATACTAAACATGCATTTACTGCTTAAGTTTGTGTCGATTGACATTTATATCATTATCCCGGTGTGCTGGTAGAGTAAATTCTGTATTCAGAGTTTATTGTTCCAATATTTGCTACTAGGAAAACAGAAAGCAGGAAAAGTTAGAAAGTGGTAATATGTTAAAATCCTttcaagtatttttttttctataaagAAATTCCTTTCAAATTATAACTGAAGTTGGCTAATTTCTTCATTTGAACGTTGAATTTGCCAACTGGAGCTCTCTTGGAATTCCTTCTCACTTGAGCAGTTCATGTCGTTTCTTATTATTATTAGAGTCTTATACCAGAATTGCACCTATATAAGTTTTGGTCTTATTTGACGTACTTTCATGTAAATTTCGAGATTGGTGAATTGCTAAAAGATAGAAACATCATTGTTAGCGGGGAAACTTCTGTAAACAAGGGTTCATTCAAGTGTGAACACAATTAACTGTTTGGAGTGTTCTCTTTCTGGCTTAgttcttcttattttattttatttttttggctcaCTTATCAGTTGAAACATTCAGATGCTTTGTTCCCCCTTTACTGTTGTCAAGTCACATGTTCCTGCTTTTGTATCCTCATGGAATTTGCTTATAGTGATAAATTGTTCTCACGATACCTATATTGTGATGCAGCTAATGCGGGCTCAAACAAGGCTGCCTCAAGTAGTACATCTTTGAACACCAGGAAGCTTGATGAAGACACTGAGAATTTGTCTCGTAAGTTTGAACTACTCCTTTTACGACATAACTAGAGAAACTACTAGGGGATAACTACCATGCTTAATTGCTGATATATCTGTGAGTAAAAGGCATAGTTACTTCTCAATTGCTCTGATGTCTGGCATGGGTGCATTATCttccttttgaaatacttaaggagcATACGTTTCCCAAAGCACAGTGTGTACCCCTTCTGCATTTGAAATTTTCAATGATTTCTAATGGTCTCTTAAGTCAATTGAGGAAATAATGCACACTGACATCCTTTGGTTGCTCTCTCTGCATCAACCTCACTTTAGAGACAGGGCTAGTTCACAAtctatataataaataaaacaaagaagGAAGAATAAATTAATTCATTATTCATTTCTATGATGTTTCTCCTGAGCATAGTGTTTAacgatgtatttgtttctcctgttttcttttttatttcctttgttACCTTTCTTAAATCTActttctcccccccccccccccaacccccacaaacacacacacacacagagtgTTGCAGTTATGCCTACGTTTTACAGTTATTTTGTCCCTAGAGCACCGCAATACCATTCTCCTTTGAAAGCGTCCGTTGATAGCTTGATTTATGTTTTTAGATGAAAAGGTACCAACTGAACTCAAGAAAgccattatgcaagcacgacaagACAAGAAGCTGACTCAGGCTCAACTTGCTCAAGTATGCCTCTTTGTCTCACTTTTGACTCCATccccaaaaaaggaaaaagaaaaaattgacaCAGACAGAGAAGATTGTCCATTTGTTGCAAAATAAATCTGATAAGTACTTCCTTGTTTTGCAGTTGATAAATGAGAAGCCACAGATCATCCAAGAATATGAGTCTGGAAAGGCAATTCCAAACCAGCAGATTATCTCTAAACTGGAGAGAGCTCTTGGAGCGAAACTTCGAGGAAAGAAATAAAGCGTAGTGGCACAAGTGAACCTTATGGATTCTCACTGTCTGGTTGAATCCAAGATGTGGTCATGTACATGAACTTTTCTTTAATCACTGCGTTGCTTATCGTTGTGCCTGGATTCATGAATATGGTTGTTGAATGAGCTGTTTCTTcagtgaaaatttgaagttcctCTTGTACGGATTTCTTTTCTGCTTTAGTTCCTGACCACTTTATTGGATTACTCTATCATTCAAATGAGCTCTTCTTTTTTGCAAAATTATTTGAGGTTACACTTCCGAAAATGGGAGTTTGTTCTCTCTATAATCAACTCTACATAAGAGTTGATGTTCATGCCTGGTTTCTATTAAGAAGAACGTCCAAGGGCCGTCTGTTGGTCATGTGCATATAACAGCACTGACACTTATATTGCCTTCTCACAAAGATGTAAACCATTTATGAAGTGTGCGTATATCAAACTCTCTCCTTGTATTCCCCTTGCTTATGTCAATGTTGTTGGAATATTGATACTTTAATTATTACTAGTACTATTAGTAGATATGTAAATGCTAAGCTCTGCAAATTCGAAATGACCAAATGCGAGTGAAGGTGGAACATTATGTGGTGTGCAATATGAACAGATTTGAGTGTCAGTAAGCTCAGTGTAGTTTCTGAACCTAGGAAGTGTTATCTCTGTGTTATGTGAATGTGGTGTCAATCACTTATTGAGTAAATTATCTTGTGATGTGACCTATAAGGTTGAGTTTAATTTGCGTGGATAGAGAACTGTTGGGAAAAAGCAGCCCACATAAACAATATCATGGTATATAACAACGTAAACATACCGAGATTTTAACTTAAAAATCCCTTCTTAACAAGGCAAAAAGAGTAACAAGGATATCAAATTTAGTTGAAGTTTGACCCGAGCTTTCCTTTCATTACTTCTTTTAGAAAAGATCATCAGAGAGGAGACAACTTGCTCAAAAGACCCCAATTTTCCGACCAAGACAATCAAAGATAGCCGGCGGGGGTGCGACTTATGTCCGTGGCCCTGTGTCCGACCATGCCGAGGTGTGATACCAAGAGAGCCATCATAACCATTGATCTACCCATTGGCCTAGAAGAGTGCGCTCCTCTATCTCTCGTTCACCATCGAACACCAGCTCCTGGTCCAGAACAAGCCTTTGCTGATCCATGGGGTTTAGCTTTGGAGCAGGTAAAGTTATTTTTGTGTGGCTTATGagtcacgggttcgagctgtggaaGCAGCCACTTCGAACTTTGCGTGAGTGCGGAATACTTTGTGTATCGTGCAGTCCTCTGAGGACATCAAATTTAGTGCATACCGTTGCGAACATTATGCTTCCAACGGCTGAAGAGAAAAGAATCCacgtttttttttcttccaaaatcaTCATTAAATACCTTTTCCCCATTGATGAAGTACCTTTAACTCTTCAAAATAAGTCCATTTAATACTCTACTGCTTTTAGAAAGCACttcttttggtattttcaaaataatatctttttttagaaagcatttctaACTTTTAAAAGTTTAGCAAATATAAGAGCTGGCCGTAATCACCAAGAGGTTGCCTACAGGCGCCAGTAGGTAAAGTACCTACAATTTTGTAAAATTATATCGCACTATGGAAGGCGATAAAGCGATCTCATAATTAATTTATgtgcattaataatattaaaactaTTTACATAGTTAAATCATGCAAAGTAACTCTAGTTAATAAATATTGATTgataatatttattataataaattattaaatttatattataAGACATCActatgctatatatatatatatatatatatatatatataacttgaaTTCTAACATAATACATACTATTACATACTGCTATTCCTCTGTTTCACTTTATTTGACACGGTTCGGTACGAGGCCAAAGAATTTAATTCTTTGTGTGAATACGGACATAAATTCTtcaaatttttggaaataaaattcatatatttaaaatttacataaaaaatactATAGATCAAAATGATAGgtaattcaaaaaattaaaataatattgaaGACACATGGTCAAAGAAGAACACTATTTTGACTCTTCAAATAGGAGTACTAAATACAAACAAAAGGAAGTCTTAATTATATAATCAGTAGGTAAACACCTACCACCAACGCAGCACCACGCTAGAAGGTGCGATGAAAATATTGTATGCTCATGTAATTATCTCATGAGCAAAGCAAAATTTTTTAGTTTATGAATTCTGaactataatttatttattttgtttagtgAGCTCTTAAATTAAATATAGAGTTTGAATTAAAGTTATCGACCTGCTCATGCGCATGACTTTACTAGGAGTAATAACTTATCTTCTCCTAACGCAGAAGCGGACCCCAAGACTTTTACGCAACACCGGCATAATATTCTGCCTCTGCTTGATCGGGGCACTTATAGTGTTTAATGTgtcaaattattttaattaactatatatttttaagatatatacatatacatatataatttCTGTCGAAGTTTCTGGAATCCGTTTACCCCTCAATATTACACATAGGTAAGGTCCGTCTCTGCAACTCAACTTGTCTTCTATATATCTTCCCCTCTAATTTCTTCCTTCTATCTGCACCAATCTTTacccttaaaatctcatttttgttTCACATATATATTTATCATCCATATATTATGGGTATTTGTGGCTCCAAAAAACGTCCTCCTCCTCCTATCATCGTCAACGTTATGTAGTACTGTAGTCGTACTTCAGGTGCcacaaaattaattttatttttttgtcataTATATTATAAGTAAACGTCTTTCACTGGAATTAATTATGTCTATTATGTATGTTTGGCTATTTCCTAAGGTATTTATTTGGTCTAATTCCtcaagtgtgtatatatatatatatatatatatatatatatatatatatatatatatccttctAAAAGCTAAGTGTCTTATTCAGCGTTCAGTACCCGTTTTGGTACTTGATTAATCCGTATAAACACCGAAAAGTTCCACTTTGCTGTAATAAAGTGTTCCATACCAAAGACGAGGTCGTCATACTAAGGCTCGAACCCGAACCCTgactactagaaattcgctaaaaaccaaccaaagttgatcggttatggccaattacctatcaaaacgcgaccatttgggtgtggacggtattttgatggtcggaatagtttaccgaccaacgttggtcggtagcTTTAAATGACCATCTgacaatttaaattatttaccgaccaactttggtcggaaacatattttattaatttaattttaccgattAAAGTTGGTCGGTGTAAttaatttatgtttttttattaattattaaaattaaaaaaactgactaactttggtcggtgattgaaaatatatattttttaaaataattaaaattaaacattaccgaccaactttggtcggtaaccTCAACAGTGCAggaaaaataccgaccaaagttggtcggtaatgttgaattttgggaattcaatgttcattaaccgatcaactttggtcggtaatttacaattaattttttttaattaaaaattgaccaactttggtcggttttctgggtttaattttggcataaaatgcctgttttggtagctacaccacctgccagcataccaatacccCTAACAAgtgaattacaacaacaacataacaataacaacaacaacaacaacaacaacaacaacaacacaacaataaCCAAATATTCAATatatactttaaaactaacaaattaaagttcaattgaacataacaatccaaaaccaagttaaaactaattacaacaagttcaaaaatggttctatttgtctagttcaaagtatataaaagtcaaggggtattttctacaacatcattatcaccgtctgatgaactttcatttacaagacggtatagagaacgatcttgtggaggacgggaggaatgatcacggggaggacgggaggaacgatcacgagtaggacgggaggaacgatc
The nucleotide sequence above comes from Nicotiana tabacum cultivar K326 chromosome 12, ASM71507v2, whole genome shotgun sequence. Encoded proteins:
- the LOC107765599 gene encoding multiprotein-bridging factor 1b, with the protein product MSGIAQDWEPVVIRKKAPTAAARKDEKAVNAARRSGAEIETVKKSNAGSNKAASSSTSLNTRKLDEDTENLSHEKVPTELKKAIMQARQDKKLTQAQLAQLINEKPQIIQEYESGKAIPNQQIISKLERALGAKLRGKK